One part of the Rutidosis leptorrhynchoides isolate AG116_Rl617_1_P2 chromosome 1, CSIRO_AGI_Rlap_v1, whole genome shotgun sequence genome encodes these proteins:
- the LOC139843405 gene encoding uncharacterized protein: MFNVDQTVEGEYYLAAKGKFKGHDRDTIVVNVYGPHDDNKKRVFFDSLENLMKFDNENMILCGDFNEVRRMEERRNCEFNQRRATRFNKFIDKAGLVDVPLVGKKYTRICDNGKKFSKLDRVLVSGSVLNIWSELSVLVLDMLRSKVIDYGPKPVKVFDSWLKHPDAGNVISEAWDTQVKATRPDIIFRLKLKNLKTALKN, encoded by the coding sequence ATGTTTAATGTTGATCAAACTGTGGAGGGTGAATATTACCTAGCGGCTAAAGGAAAATTCAAAGGACACGATCGAGATACAATTGTAGTGAACGTATATGGTCCTCACGATGATAATAAAAAGCGAGTGTTTTTCGACAGTTTGGAGAACCTTATGAAATTCGACAATGAAAACATGATATTGTGTGGAGATTTTAACGAGGTTCGGAGGATGGAAGAACGAAGGAATTGTGAATTCAATCAACGAAGAGCTACTCGTTTTAACAAATTTATTGATAAAGCAGGGTTAGTTGATGTTCCTTTAGTTGGCAAAAAGTACACCAGAATCTGTGATAATGGGAAGAAATTCAGCAAGTTGGATAGGGTTTTAGTCTCTGGTTCGGTCCTAAATATATGGAGTGAACTATCAGTTTTGGTTCTCGATATGCTAAGATCCAAAGTCATAGATTACGGGCCCAAGCCCGTAAAGGTTTTTGACTCGTGGCTCAAACATCCTGATGCAGGTAACGTTATTTCAGAAGCATGGGATACTCAGGTGAAGGCAACACGTCCGGATATCATCTTTCGTTTGAAACTCAAAAACTTAAAGACGGCTCTCAAGAACTGA